In Hippoglossus hippoglossus isolate fHipHip1 chromosome 19, fHipHip1.pri, whole genome shotgun sequence, the DNA window TGTCTGCTGCTGGTGAAAGCTCTGAATCACTAGTCACATCGAGGAGAGTAATTTCTGGGAAATATCTGTCATCCAGCCAGCGCTCACGCTGACCCTTCCTGTCAGGGGTGTCAACCATCTTATCATTCTGGTCTGTACCAGCTGTTGTGCCATTATGTTTTGACAGTTTAGGAGGCTGGATGTCAGAAGTGTTTCCTTCAGTGCTAGTTATTTGCATTGTGGAATCAGACGTACAATCAAGGAGAGTAATTTCAGGCAGGCATTCGTCCTGCAGCCAGTACACAGGAGAATTCTTATCTCCTAATGATCGACCAGAATGGCTACTAGAGGGATTTGAGTTGGGATGTTGGCTCGAGCCTCCAGTTGATTTTTTACAACTTGCTGTGGTAACACCAAAGGGAAAGAAGGGAACACTGAGGTGAGGACTGTTCCCACATTTCAAAGGCTCTGGAGATGGACATTTGTTTCCAATgtttaagtattttaaaataGGTGTTAGAGCAGACTGAAGGCCAGACATCCGTGACTTTGCCCTGGCTCCACCACTGATGCTTACTGGGGCTGGGGTTGAAAAGGTGCAGTTCTCAGAGAGAGGCTTATTTTCTCCACCTGGATCTGCAGAGGAATATCCAGCCAAGTCTCCTTGGACCTGGAGCTTTGAGGTCTCAGCTGCAGCGGTGCCTCCGGGTGGAATATTTTCACGAAATTCATCAGCTTCTGCATTTTCCTGAATACATGAGGTCTGCACTGCCGTCTCATCGGCCATGATGACTTCTCGTCTTCGTTCACACGAGAAGGACGTCTTTTTTTCAGGTGTCCTCTCAGATGCTCTGTTACTGCAACCTGTggattaaaatattaaaacaacgGAAAACATCTTTACATTATTGTCATCATATCAACATACTAGTCTCCAGTATGAATCTAGTGAGCCTGCACGACATCTTCGATCAGCTGATTGTGTGCTTGTCGTTTCCTAGTTACTGcttttaaaaccctttttttcctGGGTGaatattaatttattgtttttatttattgatgttttatcCTGTTGTAAagtactttgtaactttgtcaAGAAAGGTGCtattgctgttattattattattattattattattattataataataggCAGATCTGAGACAGCTTTAACACAggattttgtttaaaaacacatatgtTTTTAACATCTTACAATagataatatttttaataacatttctcatatcatcatgataaatgtcacattattatctCTTTAAAGTTCAGAGACTGATCCTGAGCTAAGGTTGTGGTTTGAATCTTTTCTTTATGGGCAGAGATTGACCACAACTTTTACAAATCTGACATAGATCAGTTTAGTGTTATAACTCGTCCCTGTGCATAATACCAATGTAAATAATGGACTTTTGTTATGTTGCTACTGAAGAAAATCATATTGTCATCTACGTTTTGCAGGTTACTTAACGATGACAACACATGATGAGAATCATGAGTTTCGCAATGGACCTTCTGCACTAATGTTGTATTAACATTAATTAGGTAAAAACATAACAGTTGAGCTAACTACCATAACTCCAGTCAACAGAGAGAAGTcacggacacacaaacaacttaaaaagaaatcactgacggatgttgtttgtgttattttaagaGGTGACAGTCCCAAGCgaagctaagctaacgttagcttggTAACGTGGCCGTCAGTTAGAGGCTTTTTAACAACTTACCTACGTCAGCAGGAACTTGAGAGTGAACGTTTATCCTTGAAAATACTTTAACCGGTTTTCTTAACACTCGGATCTGAAACACGAGTCCACTGATGTTAAGTAAAAGTCAGAATTACGAGCGAAGAGTCACATCTCGAACTTCCTGAAGCAACAGAGCAGCCGCTCCAGTTCAAAATAGAAGTTTCCCCCACGCTCATTGGACAGATCCAACCAATCAGAGCCCGGAACACTTCTTCTTCGTGTACACTGTGAGCGGCGTTCATAGAGGAAAGGGCAGCACTGCCACCTACTGTCTCCATAGAAAGAGAAGTCCTAATTAAATACTTCCCTTTAAACCCTttttgagaaaaacaagtttCTTTTTCACTGAAGCTTTATTACAAAACTCAAACACGgcggagaaagaaaaacacgacGAACATCTCATCACTTTATCCAGTTtgacaaatacaacaaaaataaatccatttGTACATTATCATCAACATCTTCACAcaattcatcttcatcactcGTTTGTGGGTTTCCTCAGTTTGTTCTTCAGCTCAGACATAAGGGGATTTCCAAATCTggggaaacatttaaaaatgaaaagtaagaATCAAACTTGATGTCTCTTTTGTGCAGAATgtcagttttctttattttttatttttttaccctGGATGTCGAGGTGGCATCCAtttaggtttgtgtttttcctcgtCTTGTTTGATCGCGTCACTCTTCTCCTCAGGCTTTGACTCAGGTTCCTGTTGATGTGAcgacattttaaacatgttcacACCTCAACACGTGAGATTCACAGACTATTGATGAAGGTTAATGATACCTGTGAAAAGGTTTCTGAGCTTTTTTCTTCCGTCATCACACGCTTGGTCTTTTTCAAAGTGGGGAAACCTGCGCCAAGGCCTGGAAAACAAAGATATGACATTATTTACAAACTATGAAACATAACCCACAATTTATGAGAAATTCATGGTTATGAGGGGTCTGTATATGAGAACGAGGGTCAGTTGCTCGGTACATTTTCTGGAACCTTTCCTTCCAGGCCCCTGgtgaaatgtccagaaaatgtcagcgaatgggtgtgttgatgacgcaaaactgaaaagaataaaaagaatacgaatatctcaggaggaaaaagaggcgTCATACACGTacaagacacagacgaagatgtccaACTTGAGAGAGAATGAGACTCATACgtaaaagacaaactcctgaaaATGTCCGGACCCGATTTCCCGAACATTTTCCGGggttcatgtctggaaacgaCTTAGAGTGACCCATACCTGGCAGTTTTATCCCGATGCCCATGCCTCCCAAAGGCACACCTGTAGGGACTCTGACTGGCAGCCGCGAGGAGGGCGTGGGATCCGCTGAGGGCATGTTCAGCAGGGAGCGGGGATCTGAGGGCGGCCTGACACGAGGGTTTTTCACAGCAATCCTCGACTTTTGTGGGGTGAAGTCCAGCGCAGACGCGTCCACCTGCAATGACAAAACCAACTGAGCTCACACCATCTCTGCAGGTTATGAacactttgacatttaaatatgttattttgGAAACAATGCATCAATCTGAACctgagttgttgttgtcggCTCTTCTGCCACCTCAGCGATATCCTCCCACCACGAGGCGTCCTGTGGTTGCTCCAACTTTTCAGCACAGGCGACATCTTCTGAATCCGCCATCGTGATTTCGTCCTGTAACAAAACCTCTGAGCCACTTCCAGGTCGTCCTGACTCAGCGTGTTCAGTTTCATCGGGAGAGTCAGACGCAGCTGCCTCACGAGGTGCATCTGCATCTTCAGTTTTCTCTTCTGTGTAAAGAGTCTCATTATCTTCGTCTTCAGAGTCTTTCCAGTCGatctctttctgttttccagTTTCAGTCTCTGCTGATTCAACTCGTTCTTCATCTGTTTTGTCTTGAGATTTATCCGATCTCACTTTGAAACATCCAGCCTCTAGTGATATTATTCCAGATCCAGGGTGAAATCCAGTCTCAGTGGTCGATTCCTCCTCCGTCAGATCTGACTGCCCCGTCTCCGCTGCTTCCTCCAACGATACATCCTGAGATTCAGGGTCAGGTTGCCGTGTAGACAGTTCGGAGACGTCTGCTGATTCTAATGCACCAGCGAACAAGTCCAAGATGTCCTGTAGGGACCCAGAGCTCGTTGACTCCAGTAGATGGGACTCACTGTGGTCTGTGCTCCATTCACTGACAGACTGGTCCAATAATCcagactctgctgctgatggtgaCATTTCTGTGTCGCTCACTAATCCAGATTCTCCTGACATTGACTCCACAAGCTTctcgttctcctcctctgtctcatctGATTGCTCCTCTCCCTTTTTGACCAGTTGCCTTCCAGGTTCAGGCCCTTCTCGTTGTTCCATTCCGTCTGCGTCCTTGAACGATGCCGTCTCTATCCACAAGTCAAGGATTTCCTCATCAATCAGGTCTTGAGATCCACTGACGGAGCTCTCCTCTGATTCGGCCTCAagtttttccatttcctcctctcctatCACATCCAAATCCTTTGTTTTGCCCTTGGTTGTCATTAATTGATCTTCTGCTGCACTCGCCTCCGATGCTTCGTCTGATGGTTGATTTTTATTCTCCAGCGACTCGTCTGGTTTCGTTAATTCCGATTTTTCAAAccaaatatttttgttgttttcagaagTTAGCTCAGCTGCCAGATTTAAAGCTTCTATCTTATTTTTGTTCTGCATTTCATCTTCTGTTCCCTGCTCCTCAACTCCAGAACCTGTTTCTTCCATATCTATCCCTGCATCTTGCATTTCTGCACTACTACCTTCAGGTAATTTAGGCTCGTCCAATTGTTTCATAAATCCAGATTCAATAATATCTTCTAAATCAAGAGTCTTTATTCTGTTTTGCTGAGCATCTCCTGACACTTGATAGAAGCTCATCTCTGTCATCTTCTGTTCTTCAGCCTTGAGGATTTTCAAAGTTTCTCCCGTCGTTTCACCGTCACCTCCTGCAGCGTCTTTGGTTCCACTTAAATCTTCATGAGTTTCAAAGTCAACCAGCAGCTCTTCAGTTCCATCCTGCTCTTCTGTTTTCTTAGGAGTCTCCTCTGTTGCACCAACGTGGGTCTCAGATTCTTCTTCCAACTGTCCCACCCTCGTCCTCATCGAGCTCGAGAATGTCTCGTCTTTCTGTCCTGATCCTTCGATTGCTGGCTCAACAATCAGCTCCTCAGTCTCTTGTGGTATTCCAGCGTCTGTAAGCTGCAGTATCTTTGTATCCTTAAAATCTTCTGTTCTGTCTTGTTCCTCCTCCAAATGCTCCCTCACTGGTGAAAACCCACCTCCAGTGCCACTGTTTTGAAGGTTCTCCCACTCTTTGCTCTCCACCTCTTCTGGTAATTGGGTGGCATCGCTTTCCTTGTAATTTCCTACTTCCAGGAAcctttgtgttgtattttcatCTGGCCCAGGCTCATTGTTGTATTCAGGAACTCCCTCTTGTGTTCCCTGGCTGGTCGGAGAATGTAGCTCCTCCACCACAACAGCATGGCCTTCGCCTACCCCCGGGGGAATATTTTTGAACTCTCCGCTTATTTCCTGTCCAGTTTGGCCTTTGGGTATTACTGTAACTAAAGCGGTTGTACATGCTGCTTCCATGTTACTTTCTTTGTTGTCTTTCACTTCACTGGAAAAACTCTCCACTTCTGTTTGATTCTCATAAAAAAATCTCTCCTCCACTGAAACGTCTGTTGTTGCCACATTAGATTTTGCATCGTTCCCATCATCCGTCTCTGGTACTATGGTTTGCACTTCGGTGTCTTTGGCCAcatcctctttttctttatctctaaATTCAGCTGTTTGCAGCTCTGCTTCAGAATTCTGCACAACTTCTTCATTACATGCAACATGTTCAGTAAAAGAATCTTCATCTATCGCCTGGTGgtctgcagcctcctcttcGTCCCCACCGAGCTCCCCCATCACGTGCTCATGTCCAAAGCCCTCTGACACTTTACCACTTTTTCCGAGGGTCATATTTAATTCATCCTCCAGCGAGGAAGAGCCTGGGTCTCCCCTGActtctctgtcattttctgaGAGCTCCTCACAGACGAGTAACTGATGTTCGACTTGTTTTCTCCCCTCATCGTACTTGATGTTGATTTCTGAGCCCAGCTGTGACACCCCATCACGGTTTTCTCTATCTTCTGCTGCATCCCTCTGCACCTTCGCCTCTTCTATGTGCATGTAATGCTCCTCCTCTGAACTAAAATCTGTCATCCTGCACAACGTTATCTCAGCATCTTCCATCTCCAAAGTTGGTTCATGTTCATGTTGCATTTTATCATCTTCTCCCTTTTCATACACTTTTCCGTGGTCATCCTCCTCAGCACCGGCCTGTCTTCCATTTCCCCTCAGTTCTTCACTCATGTCATCATCTGTTATATTTAAAGGCCCTTCATTCTCTGTCGTCTCTTCCTGTCCGTGAGTGTAGGATTTCTTATGTCCATCCTCTACTTCTATGTCTTCTTTTGCAGCTTTAACCAACCTTGCATCATCAGTTCCTGTTTGGCCGAGCTGTTCCTCTCTGGTGCCCTCAGCCTCCTCAGATGCTTTGCTCTCAGGGCCTCCACTCAGTTGGCTTCTGTACTGCATGATTTCTTCCTCGGGCCCGAAGTCATCACCTGTGCTGCAAAGCTCCCAGGCAACAACCGGCCGCGAAGAACTAAGCATAGAGGCCGTCGCAAGAGGCCGTTCTTCATCGACACCCGGTCCCCCGGAGTCTGGGTGACGGGTGTCAGCAGGTTCACTGTCAACTGCAGGTTCCTGGAAGGAGTCGTGGTCATTGTACTCGGTGGTCGTGGGCTCTGGACGGAGAAATCTGTTCACTGCTCCGGTTAAATAGTACTGAGAAGATATggagatacagagagaaaagggcGATTTATTTTCAGCATTTAATTTTTTGGTATGTTTTCAATTCTCATTTTTACTCATCCGGtaattttctgcatttttcctCACAAGGGATAACATGAGACCTATTTGTCCTCCACCGAGGAAGTTAACAAactcacaaatacatttttatctatTCAAGTCAGAATTCAGTGGGATGGAAGATGttgaaaaaatatacatttatccATATCAAATTTAAAAGCACTAAAAtccaataataaaataaagaataagaaACCCCATAAAAGTGTGTCCTGTTTATCTTGGGATATAAATAATATGATACAATCCAGTATTGATTTGCAGTCAGTGGGTCACGTGACATTGGAGCCAGGAAAAAACaacgttttttaaatattaatattcatataaaatacaacagtgAGCTCCACTAAAAAGGTGTTTTTCTACGGCATTGATACAATTCAGCATATCTTTGAATGCAAGCTACTGAAACATGTGTGATTAATTAAATATTGATAGAAAAGCACGCACTAAAATCCATTTAAAAGAGCTGTGTCCTGTTTGTGTGGTGTAATAATATCTGAGGTGATTTGGAGTCTATTGAAAACATCGCAGTTATCTCCTatattcaaacattcatttgttGATGAGTTAAAAACCCTGAGATCAGCTGTCACGGAAACTTCACTATGGTTCAATGATCAACTTGTAtcgagaagcagcagcagcagcagctcacccAGACGGACCACATAGTCCTCTCCACCCGGGAAACGGAGCCATTGTCCGGGTCCATCTTctgacttcctgctcctccacccTCCGAAACATTTACTCAAACCAAAGCTGTTTAAATGTCCTGGGCGATGACATCAAGCTGCACACGAACATCCAGCCTGGCTCGATTCCTgctccactgacacacacttgATATCCGGTGggtgaagatgaggaagaggctGATGAACGCAGCCGAGTCTCTGCTGCGTGTTGCACAGTTTGCGGATGTGACAAAGTCAGACCACAGATCAGACTTTACTTCCCAGTCACCGTTGACAACAAAGCTGCACATGAACACGATGgaaaaacaactgcagctcatatgtgaaaatataataaCACCTGCCATCAGGGTGCAAAACTTCCCCTGCACAGATAAAATGATGTCTGTCAATGCAGAACTAAACTTGACCTGTGTTTACACCTGGTTAACTTAATATCAAATTAGAGAGATTACAACCAGAGAGAGCCTAATGGCCTTTATGTCATTTATggaaatttaaataatatttttttgttgcctagtaaatgtttaaatcattttatagtgttttatttttaccctGTTCTCATCTGCAACATTTTCACTCTTATATTTGTCTTGTTGATGTTAATAATGAAGATTAGGAATACAAAAAAACTATATAGGAAACTAAAAGAAACATGATGATCAGACTCCAATCTCAGTTTCAGTGGTTTGCCCTGTTGCCTCACAGCCagaaggtccctggttcgaatcccagtcTGTGTGGAGTTGGCAGgtcctccctgtgtctgcgtgagcttcctcccacagtccaaacacattaGGTCAGTTCTAAATTTGCCATATTGTGGTAAATTGtgactggttgtttgtcttGGCCTGTGATGGACTGACAAACTGTCCAGGGATGGACCCCACCTCTCCCCAATGTtggctgggattggctccagcccccccacgGGACCCTCAAAAGATAAGCGCTAAAGATACTGTAGTGTTAATCTGTACAATTTAGTGAATCAGGTCAAGGGGGATTGTGGGTAACGAATGCACCAGGTtttgcattaaaacaataaaaaacacagcatgCGTGTGACACTAAGGTCGTGTGTATGAAAGCTGCTAGAATTTTATagaacaaaaaatacaaaaacctaCTTTCATATACAAggaataaaaagtgttttacagcATCTGTTGTATGTTTCCACTCTCTGACATTGCACAGCTATGACTGTATGTGTCACTGTTTGTGCAACGGAAGTTTCAAACTAAACATCATCTTAATTACTCAGTTCAGCCGAGCACGTGACGTCCCTGTGGTCAGAGTgtgcaggggaaaaaacagaagtGTATTTTGAAATGAGAACTTATTTTAGTGGTTGACGAACAGCAGATACAGATTGACACCTATTTTTCTGCACAAACCACTGAGCACaagtgagagaaacagacacaaatccctcCAAAAAGTTGATTTAGAACAGATTGTATTTCCCAAAGGAGatttaatgtatattttaaaaaaaatccacagagGTTCATTATTGTTGCAAAATTCTTTGTACAAAACTATGAACATTTGTAAAAATCGTGgagttggaagaaaaaaaagtaaccataataaataaagtttgaacaCTGGACATTCTAGAATCATGACTACTTTGTATTCACTATAGAAACGTACAGTATATTAGATTCATGCTGTGTGACATAGAGACGCACTCCTCGGACGTCAGGGCTTCATGCGGAGGAAGACATTTCCTCATTGGGCTCTGAAAGAGACGACACAAGATCAAGTTGAAGAACTAAGCGTGAACACACTTCCTGTTGAGAGGGAGCTTTACTTCTGTCTTGTGCAAACACAATGACAGTTGACACCAGTAATCTCACCTGTCCATGTTCGATAAACAGGAAGCTTGAGGGCCGGGTGTGTGATCTCCACGCACACTCTCATGCGTGCTCGCTCGTTCTCTCTGGGGCCTTTGCTCAGGTTGACTCTGTTGATGTGCAACGCGCCCGAGTCGTCCACCGCCTCTTTGTCGCTGTCCTCGGCCACCTCCGCGTATATCACCTCATCCCTGTCAATGTTGTTGTTCTCTCCGTCCACTTTTTCGTCGATGTACTCGATCCCTTCGGCGTCCGGGTCTGTAACAGCAGCTTTTGTTTCTGCGAAGTAAGAACAGCGAAGGAGCTAAGACTGAATGTCTCTATGTGCGATGGATTATTCATTTGATGCTCTCTACTAACCCATGTTTATTAAACCCTGTGTTACAATTGTAGCACAGGATTCCCTTTAACGATTTGTAGACTTTAAacaatagactgtaaataaagatggacaatgcatctccacttcctcccactgcgcagaaatgaagccaaaatatccccgatacgaacgctgccaccTCCTGCACAgcagcgatcaggggatggagccatgaTGAGACATAatctatagcatcaaataactaattaaaaccagacttagtggaaaaacacttgaacatacatcagtgggATAGGAACTGGGTTTATCACTTATACTGTAtccagccaccagatggcgatcaGGACGCATTGGCTCCACTTTTGGAGAGGTGGAGAAGTaatgttttccatctttatttactgtttatgacacacacacacacacacatatataaatataataagtACTTATTGCGTATTtgttcttctgtctctcctgctgtttGTTCGTCTGACTTGGCAGACTCGTCGACCTCTCGAGGGCGCACACGCTCTTCAGCTCCCTCTGACCGTCATCTCCGATCTCCTCCGTCTCATTGGACACCAGCGATGAGAGAGTGTGTCCTCCCGCCGCCCAGAGTAGTTTGACCTTAGGGTGACCTCCCttcagcaggagagagaacacGCCGACCCCTTCACTGCTCCAACACACcgagagggatggaggaatggAGGGAGCAACTAAAGgagtgaaaacagaaagacTTAGTTCATGAAAAAGTGTAAAAGCAggaaaagttatgttttttccccctctttggGTTATTGTTTGGATATTATGGAGTTTTTTATACTGAGAACATTTTTATACTGAGAAActttctcaaaataatgactcaATATCTCCAAACGAATGACTTACTGACTCAAAATAATAACTCTAATCTCACAATAACAATTTAGTGTctcaaaatgatttaatatcTGTAATTATGACTTtagattcatttgttttatcacTGGCAGAAATGGGCCTGCATAGGATACAGCCAAGCGCTGTTGATAGTGAAAATACCGACAGCATAATGATTCATACCAATGTCAAAATTTTTCCATTGCCTCTCAATGGGCTCCTGTAGGGAACAGTGCTCCACTCTGCACAtaatccctcctcttctctccttcttctcctgaCTCGTTGCCCTCCTCTTCAGAACGGCTGTGGCCCTGTAGATTCTGGGGTGAGTCTGGAAGGGGCCCCACAGCTCTCCTCCGTcgatcacctcctcctccctgtcgtcctgctctccctctctgagctTCAGCCAAGTCACTGCGATGTTCGGAGGGTAGAAATTTGTGATTTCACATCCCACGGTTGAAGTCTGATCCGGGGAAGAGGTGGAGCTGAAGATTTCGGACACACACGGCCTCTTCATGAAGCCTGTTTCAGAGTCAAGCAGAAAATCAAGCTTTaattttttatatcaaataaacataacatttgATGCGTTTTGCTTCCCTTGCTTCTTACCTCTGGTTTCGCGGGTGACTGGCTGCTTCAGGGCGATGTGGTGGACACTGACCCACACTTTAGTTCCTCCCTTTTCCAGTTCACTCTGGGGCAACTTACACTGGCTGTAGGCCGAAAAGAAACCCTCAGAATTGGGTCTCGGGGAGGACGAGGCCTGGGAGGCCACGGGGCTCAGCTCACCCCCCTGACAGAACCAGCGGAAGGTGATGACGTCTGGATGGAAATGTGTTGCCCGTACTGTCATGCTGATGacatctgcaggacagagatgTGAGGGATGAGCTTCTTACAACCAGGaatgtttttacatgtattGAGGGGATTATTAACTGTTGCTTTACCCGAGTCGTTTGGTGTCTCTGCCAGCTGGATTTCTGATACTTCAGGAGGAGCTGTGGGAGAAAATTTCTGATAATTTCTGTtgcataaaaatgtgaaaatcatAGAAATAACTTCTTACACAGAATCGTGAACTTCTCGGACACCCTCTCCACCACAATCTTGTCCTTGCCAATGTAGGAGACCTGACACTTGAACACCGCCGACTTGTGGATTGAAATCTGGGGAATGAAGGTCATCGCGGAGATCAGCTGTTGGGAGCCACTTCCAGACGAGTGCAGCGGCCCCTCGGTGTGCAGCTTGTAGTAGACCATCTCGCCTCTGGAGGGCAGCAGGGGGCCTTTCTCTGATGCTGGGGAGGTGAGAGTTAGACCGTAGGGCAGATGGATGGTGGTTAGGGGGTTATAGAGGCAGTTGAAGTTAGCTTTGGAGGTCCCTACGTGTGTGAGGTTGGTAAAGTGTTAGCAGAATTAtagtgtaaaagaaaaaacatggtCAGTTTCAAGAACAGAATAAAAGATTCATGTACCATCATCAGTCTAAACTacgttttattttcctgtttcttcAATATATCAACCACTTCGCCCATTGTATTTGCACTGACCCTTTCAATGTAGCTGCTGCCCAAAGTTTCACGTTTGCCATAACAGGCATGAGTGGTAAGTGCATTAAAGGTGCTATATTATATGGTGGTCATGGCCGTCTGCTGGGAGCTTCAGCCATCATTGGGTTTACAAGACAAGAGGTAACGTGCGCCCCCTCGTGACCCCAGTGTTTCTCCACCGCATCACATGCCAGCCCAGCTCTTGGCGAGTAAATGAACGTTCGATACTGAACTTTCAATGTTTATGGCACAGACGGTATAAAGACGcacgacatgatggctccccaaaagtgagtTTAAGATTAAGATTATAACCCTATAATCTATGGTTGCTACTCGATTAAGTAAAGAGTTGATGCTGGATATGTAGCAATAGCAACACCTACATATACAGCTCCTTTAACCAAACTATTTCTCTAAGGTTGTAAAAATCTTTTTCCCCACAGAAATTCTATCAAACATACCGAATTGGTTCTTCTCACTGATCCGGTCCAGTGGGGTTCAAGAGGTCAAAGACGAATTAATGAGTAATCACTGGTTATCTGGACGCTTCATCAGCTCTCCTACCTGTGAATGAGGTGTCGGAGATAGGGGTATCATTGAGGAACCAGGCTGTCTGGACTCGGTCCACTCTCCTGCCTTCGATGCTCACCGTCACTCTGCCCTTTTTACCAATGATCACGCGCGGAGGGAGGATGATCCCTGACACGGTGAGAGACTTCTGCTTCTCTGAAGGGAAATAAACGAGTTGCCAGGAGTAAAAGCAGAGCTCTTAATTAGC includes these proteins:
- the si:ch211-180a12.2 gene encoding uncharacterized protein si:ch211-180a12.2 isoform X3 encodes the protein MRCKVLVYVGLLALVKHGSPREIQSSPNTNATLPCNVTFPVSVIPSLITVSWISKGSAIASFGNEATQIKEGFIWEPSDFISGDFSLTILRATLALQGLYECTVNHNSTILHSSNVTFSIIASPTLSIPQQWVVLETESQFKCNADGFYPPPVSFSWTRDGQVIHPPHQVEGEQAPDGFYTAVGNLTFFPSREDQNVTFGCKVSHNGNNQELDFQLNITYLPSMRLSAVPSHSNNIPLTLYCDLERFYPEEVSVSWIQNGTSLPEPPATEQNPDGTYSTRHYYTLSPEQRDQGGRVECLVNQPGVMRPVSGSADMENLDPQDESPVLTKSAKASVAMMCISIVLVFLLCFGFSWRRRDEKQKSLTVSGIILPPRVIIGKKGRVTVSIEGRRVDRVQTAWFLNDTPISDTSFTGTSKANFNCLYNPLTTIHLPYGLTLTSPASEKGPLLPSRGEMVYYKLHTEGPLHSSGSGSQQLISAMTFIPQISIHKSAVFKCQVSYIGKDKIVVERVSEKFTILSPPEVSEIQLAETPNDSDVISMTVRATHFHPDVITFRWFCQGGELSPVASQASSSPRPNSEGFFSAYSQCKLPQSELEKGGTKVWVSVHHIALKQPVTRETRGFMKRPCVSEIFSSTSSPDQTSTVGCEITNFYPPNIAVTWLKLREGEQDDREEEVIDGGELWGPFQTHPRIYRATAVLKRRATSQEKKERRGGIMCRVEHCSLQEPIERQWKNFDIGMNHYAVGIFTINSAWLTNESKVIITDIKSF
- the si:ch211-180a12.2 gene encoding uncharacterized protein si:ch211-180a12.2 isoform X1, whose amino-acid sequence is MRCKVLVYVGLLALVKHGSPREIQSSPNTNATLPCNVTFPVSVIPSLITVSWISKGSAIASFGNEATQIKEGFIWEPSDFISGDFSLTILRATLALQGLYECTVNHNSTILHSSNVTFSIIASPTLSIPQQWVVLETESQFKCNADGFYPPPVSFSWTRDGQVIHPPHQVEGEQAPDGFYTAVGNLTFFPSREDQNVTFGCKVSHNGNNQELDFQLNITYLPSMRLSAVPSHSNNIPLTLYCDLERFYPEEVSVSWIQNGTSLPEPPATEQNPDGTYSTRHYYTLSPEQRDQGGRVECLVNQPGVMRPVSGSADMENLDPQDESPVLTKSAKASVAMMCISIVLVFLLCFGFSWRRRDEKQKSLTVSGIILPPRVIIGKKGRVTVSIEGRRVDRVQTAWFLNDTPISDTSFTGTSKANFNCLYNPLTTIHLPYGLTLTSPASEKGPLLPSRGEMVYYKLHTEGPLHSSGSGSQQLISAMTFIPQISIHKSAVFKCQVSYIGKDKIVVERVSEKFTILSPPEVSEIQLAETPNDSDVISMTVRATHFHPDVITFRWFCQGGELSPVASQASSSPRPNSEGFFSAYSQCKLPQSELEKGGTKVWVSVHHIALKQPVTRETRGFMKRPCVSEIFSSTSSPDQTSTVGCEITNFYPPNIAVTWLKLREGEQDDREEEVIDGGELWGPFQTHPRIYRATAVLKRRATSQEKKERRGGIMCRVEHCSLQEPIERQWKNFDIVAPSIPPSLSVCWSSEGVGVFSLLLKGGHPKVKLLWAAGGHTLSSLVSNETEEIGDDGQRELKSVCALERSTSLPSQTNKQQERQKNKYAIKTKAAVTDPDAEGIEYIDEKVDGENNNIDRDEVIYAEVAEDSDKEAVDDSGALHINRVNLSKGPRENERARMRVCVEITHPALKLPVYRTWTEPNEEMSSSA
- the si:ch211-180a12.2 gene encoding uncharacterized protein si:ch211-180a12.2 isoform X2: MRCKVLVYVGLLALVKHGSPREIQSSPNTNATLPCNVTFPVSVIPSLITVSWISKGSAIASFGNEATQIKEGFIWEPSDFISGDFSLTILRATLALQGLYECTVNHNSTILHSSNVTFSIIASPTLSIPQQWVVLETESQFKCNADGFYPPPVSFSWTRDGQVIHPPHQVEGEQAPDGFYTAVGNLTFFPSREDQNVTFGCKVSHNGNNQELDFQLNITYLPSMRLSAVPSHSNNIPLTLYCDLERFYPEEVSVSWIQNGTSLPEPPATEQNPDGTYSTRHYYTLSPEQRDQGGRVECLVNQPGVMRPVSGSADMENLDPQDESPVLTKSAKASVAMMCISIVLVFLLCFGFSWRRRDEKQKSLTVSGIILPPRVIIGKKGRVTVSIEGRRVDRVQTAWFLNDTPISDTSFTASEKGPLLPSRGEMVYYKLHTEGPLHSSGSGSQQLISAMTFIPQISIHKSAVFKCQVSYIGKDKIVVERVSEKFTILSPPEVSEIQLAETPNDSDVISMTVRATHFHPDVITFRWFCQGGELSPVASQASSSPRPNSEGFFSAYSQCKLPQSELEKGGTKVWVSVHHIALKQPVTRETRGFMKRPCVSEIFSSTSSPDQTSTVGCEITNFYPPNIAVTWLKLREGEQDDREEEVIDGGELWGPFQTHPRIYRATAVLKRRATSQEKKERRGGIMCRVEHCSLQEPIERQWKNFDIVAPSIPPSLSVCWSSEGVGVFSLLLKGGHPKVKLLWAAGGHTLSSLVSNETEEIGDDGQRELKSVCALERSTSLPSQTNKQQERQKNKYAIKTKAAVTDPDAEGIEYIDEKVDGENNNIDRDEVIYAEVAEDSDKEAVDDSGALHINRVNLSKGPRENERARMRVCVEITHPALKLPVYRTWTEPNEEMSSSA